Proteins encoded within one genomic window of Neodiprion fabricii isolate iyNeoFabr1 chromosome 6, iyNeoFabr1.1, whole genome shotgun sequence:
- the LOC124184901 gene encoding centrosomal protein of 164 kDa isoform X5, with protein sequence MSVSQEIAATVVCREVFDESSHPSHEEVVDYATRLGIDPEAEPHLLGLAKDGLMAALPKGWSPCFHEATGAWYYYQASTGTTTWEHPLDSVYKELVENARKGNRQPSIDEDSKATTKDLESQEDVTSPKEIAKTLSRPKLPAKLVPLRKSKTEIVAARRNEFKVEKTQPRKENDIVKLDNSFSSSSDRASRDYTNLRFQDPNFYESPKLLEVLKASEESEESKVRGKELDLQEVLKRSESLSPRYEQEWEQLSSKFGSEENIIDIDKLSINSLNKSDAVVEKSEEEKQQARQSSRIKELTLSGGGSMFLKSNRSRDANACGSLDEDVQNDFYGVLRFEDKNTSSVGDRPKSILREKNSEDDDKPVEEERKSVRFDLEKEVDVKFTYSGSEEEWDTESDEPNMRISATVTMKNLMSFEGEDLELEKSAPTDVGSCMQGESVGDKLPDLEEPKKDNLGEKSKMISKQPKIVGKRFLVENVTENEHFNQTSKDKSCSDATDGGGDYVPSKFENVRNIDLLSKSENESTTTLKSTESRPSVLDEIRRSKEMMLESMKRSDMRAKNELQKEKDDAYHLMKIKLDLESARNQREKARARSQMTKNFQAVKSAVRREREKEIQDLKDDFQIRYEDTKTEYEAMFLEEKGYLEENIKERLAELREDMKQREQLEVQNLVAEMDKTRVEELNNLRSELETCYEKEKQEILKNLRVELEEKKLELLEHRNREIEKLKSDFEKSLEEEKALKLVELDLGKQHAEKVKALKTKLEKEFEDTVMELRLQQREKISKVTEDHEVSLAEILRDFRTEEDLARKEYKQRLEEVRASFSRDIEKEMKKQSERLVRPDSMDYEKIRCEKRLVEDKYKTLKEKYLKLKNDVRLAVESRSRRKEANATASETERSTSARTKTERTESVDQKAPLKKTQSITTLSENVSHNDNGAEESDGQKIAGFSKTPSALKLAQSKLESDDTTTASEQNSNLLKKKKLFTKKAASTSKLNNNVENPVENIRKQLEKLEDLGDQLPSNENAYTLRYPFQDQAPANASSDIEFFRHRIHVERDSVRRAREALHQQRNLFQGRQRAWKQRSVRATLEQLVQEERELSDMEVSLHRTRSLLGEKVIHLRHLERSLERVANAKRNKNEQTAKSDELTLSDISSASSGFSSTDLETDTFIGKSEHYQESTEIIASLENLNSEIREIWGVLNKRQDNSVPPPPTLMYSDLRWLPYQQLTTQANNVPAFGTPNIQSNILSQLTGSHPPTTTTQNIIAQYGPTSGYTTSVGNVERTTSNLMERTRNLRDWLRQARVESSDLVSPGQATL encoded by the exons ATGAGTGTCTCTCAGGAGATTGCTGCCACTGTCGTGTGCAGGGAAGTCTTCGATGAATCTTCCCATCCGTCTCATGAAG AGGTTGTCGACTATGCGACACGGCTGGGAATCGACCCGGAGGCTGAGCCGCACCTCTTGGGCCTTGCCAAGGACGGCCTCATGGCTGCTCTGCCCAAGGGATGGTCCCCTTGCTTCCACGAGGCGACTGGAGCCTGGTACTACTACCAGGCTTCTACGGGCACCACCACCTGGGAACATCCTCTTGACTCTGTCTACAAAGAGCTGGTAGAGAACGCGAGGAAAGGAAACCGGCAACCGAGCATTG ATGAAGATTCGAAAGCAACAACAAAGGACCTCGAGTCCCAGGAGGATGTGACATCTCCTAAGGAGATTGCGAAAACTTTGTCTCGTCCAAAGCTTCCGGCGAAGCTTGTACCACTGAGAAAGTCGAAAACCGAGATAGTGGCCGCTCGAAGAAATGAGTTCAAGGTCGAAAAAACCCAGCCGCGGAAGGAAAACGACATCGTGAAACTCGACAACTCGTTCAGCTCGTCGAGCGACAGAGCCAGCAGGGATTAcacgaacctgcggttccagGATCCGAATTTTTACGAGAGCCCGAAGCTGCTCGAGGTGCTAAAAGCTTCGGAAGAGTCGGAGGAGTCGAAGGTTCGAGGCAAGGAATTGGACTTGCAGGAAGTCCTCAAGAGGTCCGAATCACTGAGTCCGCGATACGAGCAGGAGTGGGAACAATTGTCGAGCAAGTTTGGCTCGGAGGAAAACATCATTGACATTGATAAGCTGAGTATAAACTCGCTGAACAAGTCGGATGCGGTCGTCGAGAAATCCGAGGAGGAAAAACAACAGGCGAGGCAATCGAGCCGTATCAAAGAGTTGACTCTTAGCGGCGGTGGTTCCATGTTCTTGAAGAGTAACAGGAGCAGAGATGCGAACGCCTGCGGCAGCCTCGACGAAGATGTGCAGAACGATTTTTACGGCGTTCTACGATTTGAGGATAAAAATACATCGTCCGTTGGCGACAGGCCGAAATCAATCCTTCGCGAGAAGAATTCTGAAGATG ACGACAAGCCCGTAGAAGAAGAGCGTAAGAGCGTCCGATTCGACTTGGAGAAAGAAGTAGACGTGAAATTCACGTATTCGGGATCAGAGGAGGAGTGGGACACGGAATCGGACGAGCCCAATATGCGAATATCGGCGACTGTGACGATGAAGAATCTCATGAGCTTCGAGGGTGAGGATTTGGAATTAGAAAAATCGGCGCCAACCGATGTTGGCTCGTGTATGCAAGGCGAGTCAGTCGGCGATAAGCTCCCGGATTTGGAAGAACCGAAGAAGGATAATTTGGGTGAAAAGTCTAAGATGATATCAAAGCAGCCGAAGATCGTGGGAAAGAGATTTCTGGTCGAGAATGTAACAGAAAACGAGCACTTCAACCAAACGTCGAAAGACAAGTCGTGCAGCGATGCGACCGACGGCGGTGGCGACTACGTGCCAAGCAAGTTCGAGAACGTGAGGAATATCGACCTGCTCTCGAAGAGCGAAAATGAGAGCACGACGACCCTGAAGAGCACCGAGTCACGGCCCAGCGTCCTCGACGAGATACGCAGGAGCAAGGAGATGATGCTTGAGTCGATGAAAAGGAGCGATATGCGGGCGAAGAACGAGCTCCAGAAGGAGAAGGACGACGCCTATCACCTGATGAAGATCAAGCTCGACCTTGAGTCGGCGAGGAACCAGCGAGAGAAGGCGAGGGCCAGGAGCCAGAtgacgaagaattttcaagCGGTGAAATCGGCGGTAAGGAGAGAGCGTGAGAAGGAGATACAGGACCTGAAAGACGACTTCCAAATCAGGTACGAGGACACGAAGACTGAGTACGAGGCGATGTTCCTCGAGGAGAAAGGCTACCTCGAGGAGAACATTAAGGAGAGACTCGCCGAGCTCAGGGAGGATATGAAGCAGCGGGAACAGCTGGAGGTCCAGAACCTCGTCGCCGAGATGGACAAGACTCGAGTTGAGGAGCTGAACAACCTTCGTAGCGAGCTTGAGACCTGCTACGAAAAGGAGAAGCAGGAGATTCTGAAGAACTTGAGGGTTGAACTGGAGGAGAAGAAGCTGGAATTGCTCGAACACAGAAATCGAGAGATCGAGAAGCTGAAGAGTGATTTCGAGAAGTCTTTGGAGGAGGAAAAGGCGTTGAAGCTCGTTGAACTCGATCTTGGAAAGCAGCACGCCGAGAAGGTCAAGGCCTTGAAGACCAAGCTGGAAAAGGAATTCGAAGACACTGTGATGGAGCTTCGTTTGCAGCAGAGGGAGAAGATATCCAAAGTAACCGAAGATCACGAGGTCAGCCTCGCCGAAATCTTACGGGATTTCAGAACGGAA GAAGATCTTGCgcggaaggagtacaagcaACGTTTGGAAGAAGTACGAGCTTCGTTTTCTCGAGACATCGAGAAAGAGATGAAGAAGCAAAGCGAACGTTTAGTTCGTCCTGACTCGAtggattatgagaaaattcgTTGCGAGAAACGGCTGGTTGAGGACAAGTATAAAACGCTCAAAGAAAAGTacctgaaattaaaaaacgacGTACGACTAGCCGTGGAGTCAAGAAGCAGGAGGAAAGAGGCGAATGCCACTGCGTCGGAAACCGAAAGATCGACTTCCGCGAGGACTAAAACGGAACGCACCGAGTCTGTTGATCAAAA AGCGCCGTTAAAAAAGACGCAATCCATAACAACGCTCTCGGAAAATGTAAGTCACAATGATAATGGCGCCGAGGAAAGTGACGGCCAGAAAATAGcgggattttcaaaaacacCCAGTGCCCTGAAGCTCGCTCAGAGCAAATTAGAATCGGACGACACGACAACGGCGAGcgaacaaaattcaaatctattaaagaagaaaaagttatTTACAAAGAAGGCGGCTAGTACATCGAAGTTGAACAACAACGTCGAGAATCCCGTCGAAAACATCAGGAAACAGCTCGAGAAGTTGGAAGACCTGGGGGACCAATTGCCAAGCAACGAGAATGCTTACACTTTGAGATATCCGTTCCAAGACcaag CGCCGGCGAACGCTTCATCGGACATAGAATTCTTCAGGCATCGAATCCACGTCGAGAGAGATTCCGTGAGGCGAGCCAGAGAGGCACTTCACCAGCAGAGAAATCTATTCCAGGGAAGACAGAGGGCTTGGAAGCAACGAAGCGTTAGGGCGACACTGGAGCAGCTGGTACAG GAGGAACGCGAGTTATCGGACATGGAGGTTAGCTTGCACCGAACGCGGAGTCTCCTGGGGGAAAAGGTGATTCACTTGCGCCATCTAGAGCGATCCCTTGAGAGAGTCGCCAACGCGAAGAGGAACAAAAACGAGCAAACGGCAAAGAGCGACGAGTTAACGCTGAGTGACATCTCGAGTGCGAGTAGCGGATTCAGTTCGACCGATTTGGAAACCGACACTTTTATCG GAAAGTCGGAGCACTATCAAGAATCGACGGAGATCATAGCCAGCCTCGAGAATCTCAATTCTGAGATTCGTGAGATATGGGGTGTGCTCAACAAAAGACAGGACAACAGTGTGCCACCTCCACCAACACTGATGTACTCGGATCTGAGGTGGCTACCTTATCAGCAGCTCACCACTCAGGCCAACAATGTCCCGG CTTTTGGAACGCCGAACATCCAATCGAACATTTTGTCCCAGTTGACCGGTTCTCATCCACCAACGACTACAACCCAGAATATAATCGCTCAGTATGGGCCTACCAGCGGATATACGACCAGCGTTGGAAACGTCGAGAGGACGACGTCTAATCTCATGGAAAGAACCAGAAACCTAAGAGACTGGTTGCGGCAAGCGCGCGTCGAAAGTTCAGATCTAGTCAGCCCGGGTCAAGCAACCCTCTAG
- the LOC124184901 gene encoding centrosomal protein of 164 kDa isoform X6 produces MSVSQEIAATVVCREVFDESSHPSHEEVVDYATRLGIDPEAEPHLLGLAKDGLMAALPKGWSPCFHEATGAWYYYQASTGTTTWEHPLDSVYKELVENARKGNRQPSIDEDSKATTKDLESQEDVTSPKEIAKTLSRPKLPAKLVPLRKSKTEIVAARRNEFKVEKTQPRKENDIVKLDNSFSSSSDRASRDYTNLRFQDPNFYESPKLLEVLKASEESEESKVRGKELDLQEVLKRSESLSPRYEQEWEQLSSKFGSEENIIDIDKLSINSLNKSDAVVEKSEEEKQQARQSSRIKELTLSGGGSMFLKSNRSRDANACGSLDEDVQNDFYGVLRFEDKNTSSVGDRPKSILREKNSEDDDKPVEEERKSVRFDLEKEVDVKFTYSGSEEEWDTESDEPNMRISATVTMKNLMSFEGEDLELEKSAPTDVGSCMQGESVGDKLPDLEEPKKDNLGEKSKMISKQPKIVGKRFLVENVTENEHFNQTSKDKSCSDATDGGGDYVPSKFENVRNIDLLSKSENESTTTLKSTESRPSVLDEIRRSKEMMLESMKRSDMRAKNELQKEKDDAYHLMKIKLDLESARNQREKARARSQMTKNFQAVKSAVRREREKEIQDLKDDFQIRYEDTKTEYEAMFLEEKGYLEENIKERLAELREDMKQREQLEVQNLVAEMDKTRVEELNNLRSELETCYEKEKQEILKNLRVELEEKKLELLEHRNREIEKLKSDFEKSLEEEKALKLVELDLGKQHAEKVKALKTKLEKEFEDTVMELRLQQREKISKVTEDHEVSLAEILRDFRTEEDLARKEYKQRLEEVRASFSRDIEKEMKKQSERLVRPDSMDYEKIRCEKRLVEDKYKTLKEKYLKLKNDVRLAVESRSRRKEANATASETERSTSARTKTERTESVDQKAPLKKTQSITTLSENVSHNDNGAEESDGQKIAGFSKTPSALKLAQSKLESDDTTTASEQNSNLLKKKKLFTKKAASTSKLNNNVENPVENIRKQLEKLEDLGDQLPSNENAYTLRYPFQDQAASVISAPANASSDIEFFRHRIHVERDSVRRAREALHQQRNLFQGRQRAWKQRSVRATLEQLVQLGVSPGLPLQQEERELSDMEVSLHRTRSLLGEKVIHLRHLERSLERVANAKRNKNEQTAKSDELTLSDISSASSGFSSTDLETDTFIGKSEHYQESTEIIASLENLNSEIREIWGVLNKRQDNSVPPPPTLMYSDLRWLPYQQLTTQANNVPDFQQLRSVLKRSIDTRAYVFIIPVSFIYIFLKRSS; encoded by the exons ATGAGTGTCTCTCAGGAGATTGCTGCCACTGTCGTGTGCAGGGAAGTCTTCGATGAATCTTCCCATCCGTCTCATGAAG AGGTTGTCGACTATGCGACACGGCTGGGAATCGACCCGGAGGCTGAGCCGCACCTCTTGGGCCTTGCCAAGGACGGCCTCATGGCTGCTCTGCCCAAGGGATGGTCCCCTTGCTTCCACGAGGCGACTGGAGCCTGGTACTACTACCAGGCTTCTACGGGCACCACCACCTGGGAACATCCTCTTGACTCTGTCTACAAAGAGCTGGTAGAGAACGCGAGGAAAGGAAACCGGCAACCGAGCATTG ATGAAGATTCGAAAGCAACAACAAAGGACCTCGAGTCCCAGGAGGATGTGACATCTCCTAAGGAGATTGCGAAAACTTTGTCTCGTCCAAAGCTTCCGGCGAAGCTTGTACCACTGAGAAAGTCGAAAACCGAGATAGTGGCCGCTCGAAGAAATGAGTTCAAGGTCGAAAAAACCCAGCCGCGGAAGGAAAACGACATCGTGAAACTCGACAACTCGTTCAGCTCGTCGAGCGACAGAGCCAGCAGGGATTAcacgaacctgcggttccagGATCCGAATTTTTACGAGAGCCCGAAGCTGCTCGAGGTGCTAAAAGCTTCGGAAGAGTCGGAGGAGTCGAAGGTTCGAGGCAAGGAATTGGACTTGCAGGAAGTCCTCAAGAGGTCCGAATCACTGAGTCCGCGATACGAGCAGGAGTGGGAACAATTGTCGAGCAAGTTTGGCTCGGAGGAAAACATCATTGACATTGATAAGCTGAGTATAAACTCGCTGAACAAGTCGGATGCGGTCGTCGAGAAATCCGAGGAGGAAAAACAACAGGCGAGGCAATCGAGCCGTATCAAAGAGTTGACTCTTAGCGGCGGTGGTTCCATGTTCTTGAAGAGTAACAGGAGCAGAGATGCGAACGCCTGCGGCAGCCTCGACGAAGATGTGCAGAACGATTTTTACGGCGTTCTACGATTTGAGGATAAAAATACATCGTCCGTTGGCGACAGGCCGAAATCAATCCTTCGCGAGAAGAATTCTGAAGATG ACGACAAGCCCGTAGAAGAAGAGCGTAAGAGCGTCCGATTCGACTTGGAGAAAGAAGTAGACGTGAAATTCACGTATTCGGGATCAGAGGAGGAGTGGGACACGGAATCGGACGAGCCCAATATGCGAATATCGGCGACTGTGACGATGAAGAATCTCATGAGCTTCGAGGGTGAGGATTTGGAATTAGAAAAATCGGCGCCAACCGATGTTGGCTCGTGTATGCAAGGCGAGTCAGTCGGCGATAAGCTCCCGGATTTGGAAGAACCGAAGAAGGATAATTTGGGTGAAAAGTCTAAGATGATATCAAAGCAGCCGAAGATCGTGGGAAAGAGATTTCTGGTCGAGAATGTAACAGAAAACGAGCACTTCAACCAAACGTCGAAAGACAAGTCGTGCAGCGATGCGACCGACGGCGGTGGCGACTACGTGCCAAGCAAGTTCGAGAACGTGAGGAATATCGACCTGCTCTCGAAGAGCGAAAATGAGAGCACGACGACCCTGAAGAGCACCGAGTCACGGCCCAGCGTCCTCGACGAGATACGCAGGAGCAAGGAGATGATGCTTGAGTCGATGAAAAGGAGCGATATGCGGGCGAAGAACGAGCTCCAGAAGGAGAAGGACGACGCCTATCACCTGATGAAGATCAAGCTCGACCTTGAGTCGGCGAGGAACCAGCGAGAGAAGGCGAGGGCCAGGAGCCAGAtgacgaagaattttcaagCGGTGAAATCGGCGGTAAGGAGAGAGCGTGAGAAGGAGATACAGGACCTGAAAGACGACTTCCAAATCAGGTACGAGGACACGAAGACTGAGTACGAGGCGATGTTCCTCGAGGAGAAAGGCTACCTCGAGGAGAACATTAAGGAGAGACTCGCCGAGCTCAGGGAGGATATGAAGCAGCGGGAACAGCTGGAGGTCCAGAACCTCGTCGCCGAGATGGACAAGACTCGAGTTGAGGAGCTGAACAACCTTCGTAGCGAGCTTGAGACCTGCTACGAAAAGGAGAAGCAGGAGATTCTGAAGAACTTGAGGGTTGAACTGGAGGAGAAGAAGCTGGAATTGCTCGAACACAGAAATCGAGAGATCGAGAAGCTGAAGAGTGATTTCGAGAAGTCTTTGGAGGAGGAAAAGGCGTTGAAGCTCGTTGAACTCGATCTTGGAAAGCAGCACGCCGAGAAGGTCAAGGCCTTGAAGACCAAGCTGGAAAAGGAATTCGAAGACACTGTGATGGAGCTTCGTTTGCAGCAGAGGGAGAAGATATCCAAAGTAACCGAAGATCACGAGGTCAGCCTCGCCGAAATCTTACGGGATTTCAGAACGGAA GAAGATCTTGCgcggaaggagtacaagcaACGTTTGGAAGAAGTACGAGCTTCGTTTTCTCGAGACATCGAGAAAGAGATGAAGAAGCAAAGCGAACGTTTAGTTCGTCCTGACTCGAtggattatgagaaaattcgTTGCGAGAAACGGCTGGTTGAGGACAAGTATAAAACGCTCAAAGAAAAGTacctgaaattaaaaaacgacGTACGACTAGCCGTGGAGTCAAGAAGCAGGAGGAAAGAGGCGAATGCCACTGCGTCGGAAACCGAAAGATCGACTTCCGCGAGGACTAAAACGGAACGCACCGAGTCTGTTGATCAAAA AGCGCCGTTAAAAAAGACGCAATCCATAACAACGCTCTCGGAAAATGTAAGTCACAATGATAATGGCGCCGAGGAAAGTGACGGCCAGAAAATAGcgggattttcaaaaacacCCAGTGCCCTGAAGCTCGCTCAGAGCAAATTAGAATCGGACGACACGACAACGGCGAGcgaacaaaattcaaatctattaaagaagaaaaagttatTTACAAAGAAGGCGGCTAGTACATCGAAGTTGAACAACAACGTCGAGAATCCCGTCGAAAACATCAGGAAACAGCTCGAGAAGTTGGAAGACCTGGGGGACCAATTGCCAAGCAACGAGAATGCTTACACTTTGAGATATCCGTTCCAAGACcaag CCGCAAGTGTTATTTCAGCGCCGGCGAACGCTTCATCGGACATAGAATTCTTCAGGCATCGAATCCACGTCGAGAGAGATTCCGTGAGGCGAGCCAGAGAGGCACTTCACCAGCAGAGAAATCTATTCCAGGGAAGACAGAGGGCTTGGAAGCAACGAAGCGTTAGGGCGACACTGGAGCAGCTGGTACAG TTGGGAGTCTCACCTGGCCTGCCTCTTCAACAGGAGGAACGCGAGTTATCGGACATGGAGGTTAGCTTGCACCGAACGCGGAGTCTCCTGGGGGAAAAGGTGATTCACTTGCGCCATCTAGAGCGATCCCTTGAGAGAGTCGCCAACGCGAAGAGGAACAAAAACGAGCAAACGGCAAAGAGCGACGAGTTAACGCTGAGTGACATCTCGAGTGCGAGTAGCGGATTCAGTTCGACCGATTTGGAAACCGACACTTTTATCG GAAAGTCGGAGCACTATCAAGAATCGACGGAGATCATAGCCAGCCTCGAGAATCTCAATTCTGAGATTCGTGAGATATGGGGTGTGCTCAACAAAAGACAGGACAACAGTGTGCCACCTCCACCAACACTGATGTACTCGGATCTGAGGTGGCTACCTTATCAGCAGCTCACCACTCAGGCCAACAATGTCCCGG ATTTTCAACAACTCCGAAGCGttttgaaacgaagcatcgatacCCGAGCTTATGTTTTTATAATTCCAGtatcttttatttatatatttctgAAAAGATCTTCGTAG